In the Polyangia bacterium genome, one interval contains:
- a CDS encoding lytic transglycosylase domain-containing protein, with translation MALVLVGATGLARGEVSNRTGADGVVEFSNRRGGGVRFDRGSGTFWARERADGVVEFTNLPPIGAHWKVWSKTGPGKAAALRGRTDAVPPRDTSPVRFARYDQHIHDQQAFFGIPESLMRAVIKTESDFDPDVVSSVGAKGLMQLMPDTARLMGVTDVFDPRQNIMGGARYLQVLARRFCKTPSPMDDSAGAPMAARLLVCSIEEKIKVIAGYHAGPAAVEKYGGVPPYETTRAYVAAVMRRYQQYQQAAIGGDFVAER, from the coding sequence ATGGCGTTGGTGTTGGTCGGCGCGACCGGACTCGCGCGCGGCGAAGTCTCCAACCGTACCGGCGCCGACGGCGTGGTCGAGTTCAGCAACCGCCGCGGCGGCGGCGTTCGCTTTGATCGCGGCAGCGGGACGTTCTGGGCGCGCGAACGCGCCGACGGCGTGGTCGAGTTCACCAACCTGCCGCCCATCGGCGCCCACTGGAAGGTCTGGTCCAAGACCGGTCCCGGCAAGGCGGCGGCGCTGCGCGGGCGCACCGACGCTGTTCCGCCGCGCGACACCTCGCCGGTGCGGTTCGCCCGTTACGACCAGCACATTCACGATCAGCAGGCTTTTTTCGGGATCCCTGAATCGCTGATGCGAGCCGTGATAAAAACCGAATCGGATTTTGATCCGGACGTGGTCTCAAGCGTGGGCGCCAAAGGATTGATGCAACTGATGCCCGACACCGCGCGCCTGATGGGCGTGACGGACGTGTTCGACCCGCGCCAGAACATCATGGGAGGCGCCCGCTATCTGCAAGTGCTGGCGCGCCGGTTCTGCAAGACGCCGTCGCCGATGGATGACAGCGCCGGCGCTCCAATGGCGGCGCGCCTGCTGGTCTGTTCGATCGAAGAGAAGATCAAGGTCATCGCCGGGTATCACGCCGGTCCGGCGGCGGTGGAGAAATACGGCGGCGTGCCGCCCTACGAAACCACCCGCGCCTACGTCGCGGCGGTGATGCGCCGGTATCAGCAGTATCAGCAGGCCGCCATCGGCGGCGATTTCGTGGCCGAGCGCTGA